In one window of Helianthus annuus cultivar XRQ/B chromosome 17, HanXRQr2.0-SUNRISE, whole genome shotgun sequence DNA:
- the LOC110924257 gene encoding putative uncharacterized protein DDB_G0274435 encodes MHTRNSGRTSPLVYEPEIERIARRNRTSRLEATLASNQTHQTPQLTPTIETDSMANQSSNQNQNQFQYQSNFNPAQNTQPLPQDQPGGNDNSRPPTPPFRNQHPNNNQRTPQQQNRNRQTSLPVNVDDGYVNSDRRGNRDRGNPADEDPFFNIDDLRDAIPDDEPYSVPGYRSPEHVSVHTENSNDGGYYDDRVDDDEDWGYINRGNNYRARGYEDEQFGYQNANYVGEDDYGYRNKRNDGGHQGGNRRGNQRDDRREERRDERRDERRNDRRDERRDNRRMDDQEVNGPYRRQQPPRGVNDRFRPIVTENDSPIVCE; translated from the exons atgcatacgcgcAACTCCGGGCGGACATCACCTCTAGTTTACGAACCGGAGATTGAAAGAATAGCAAGAAGAAACCGaacaagccggttagaagcaactctcgCTTCTAATCAAACCCACCAAACACCACAACTCACAccaaccattgaaaccgattcaatggcaaatcAAAGCTCCAATCAAAACCAGAATCAATTCCAATACCAGAGCAACTTTAATCCCGCTCAAAACACCCAACCTCTACCTCAAGATCAACCGGGTGGTAACGACAATTCTAGGCCACCCACACCACCTTTCAGAAACCAACATCCCAACAATAACCAacgaacaccccaacaacaaaacCGTAACAGACAAACTTCTTTACCCGTTAACGTCGATGACGGATATGTCAATTCAGATCGTAGAGGTAATCGTGACCGCGGCAATCCCGCGGatgaagacccgtttttcaacatcgacgacTTGAGGgatgcaatccccgatgatgaaccttatagtgttcccggttatcgaTCGCCGGAACATGTAAGCGTGCATACCGAAAATTCTAACGACGGGGGTTACTACGATGATCGAGTGgacgatgatgaagattggggatacATCAACCGGGGTAATAACTATCGGGCGAGAGGATACGAAGATGAACAGTTTGGCTATCAGAATGCCAATTACGTTGGGGAGGACGATTATGGTTACAGGAATAAACGGAATGATG gtggtCATCAAGGGGGTAACCGACGTGGAAACCAAAGAGATGATCGAAGAGAGGAGAGAAGGGATGAAAGGCGAGATGAAAGAAGGAATGATCGACGAGATGAGAGGAGGGATAACCGAAGAATGGATGACCAAGAAGTCAATGGTCCttatcgtcgtcaacaacctccacggggggTAAATGACCGTTTCAGGCCGATCGTCACCGAGAACGATTCACCTATTGTTTGTGAGtga